From Desulfuromonas soudanensis, the proteins below share one genomic window:
- a CDS encoding TIGR04211 family SH3 domain-containing protein produces the protein MKVLFSAAGFLLILLLAALAGAETRYVSDRLIVTLRQGPVSGSPVLKTLKTGEAMEVLEEGPEYLRVRDSEGVEGYVQKQYITKDLPKELVVKGLEKELGRLKAKIADLEKSKAALSVELEEARKGKQSVAQELQGTSSALQEALTRTEEELKRVTEEYAELRRQSENVVALAEERDRLRTENEALGTEAATLRQENETMLRTGMIRWFLAGAGVFFVGWLAGKLSRKKNRVF, from the coding sequence ATGAAAGTTCTTTTTAGTGCGGCCGGTTTTTTGCTGATCCTGCTGCTGGCCGCCCTGGCCGGTGCGGAGACCCGTTACGTGAGCGATCGTCTGATCGTCACCCTCCGTCAGGGACCGGTGTCCGGATCTCCGGTCCTCAAGACCTTGAAAACCGGGGAAGCGATGGAGGTTCTCGAGGAAGGACCCGAGTATCTGCGTGTCCGGGATAGCGAAGGGGTCGAGGGGTACGTTCAAAAACAGTACATCACCAAGGACCTGCCGAAGGAACTCGTCGTCAAGGGACTGGAGAAGGAGCTGGGACGGCTCAAGGCAAAGATTGCCGATCTGGAAAAGAGCAAGGCGGCTTTAAGTGTCGAACTCGAGGAGGCGCGCAAGGGGAAGCAATCGGTCGCCCAGGAGCTTCAGGGGACGAGCAGCGCCCTGCAGGAGGCCTTGACACGGACGGAAGAGGAACTGAAGAGGGTGACCGAAGAGTATGCCGAATTGCGCCGGCAGTCCGAAAACGTCGTGGCCCTGGCCGAAGAGCGTGACCGGCTGAGGACCGAGAACGAGGCGCTGGGCACCGAAGCCGCTACCCTGCGCCAGGAAAATGAGACGATGCTGCGCACCGGGATGATTCGGTGGTTTCTGGCCGGCGCCGGAGTCTTCTTCGTCGGCTGGCTCGCCGGGAAGCTCTCCCGGAAAAAAAATCGCGTTTTCTGA
- a CDS encoding rhodanese-like domain-containing protein — translation MGMRDYFRPVESWSAEKVREFLASHGGEDYNLLDVRLEEEYAEGHLPGARLIPLAELALHCREVAAGLPTIVYCASGVRSKAAATILAHAGFSAVYNLEGGIQAWKGLVAAGTPEMAMTFFAAAETPEEHVALAWVLEEGTRRFYAEVAGRVQDVEAANLFRELARAEEKHKASLVAVYEGLAGRPAAADFPRGILAGEAGAGCMEGGFRIEEVLSWTRGKQVCDLLELAVAIEAVAYDHYLILRRELADENARRVFELLSDEERRHLVKLTALMAHFV, via the coding sequence ATGGGCATGCGCGACTATTTCCGGCCGGTGGAGAGCTGGTCGGCGGAAAAGGTCCGGGAATTTCTCGCCAGCCATGGCGGCGAGGATTACAATCTCCTCGATGTGCGCCTCGAAGAGGAGTATGCGGAGGGGCACCTGCCGGGGGCCAGATTAATCCCTCTGGCGGAACTCGCCCTGCACTGCCGGGAGGTTGCCGCCGGGTTGCCGACCATCGTCTATTGCGCCAGCGGCGTGCGCAGTAAGGCGGCCGCCACGATTCTGGCCCATGCCGGGTTTTCGGCCGTCTATAACCTCGAGGGGGGGATCCAGGCCTGGAAGGGGCTGGTCGCCGCAGGAACGCCGGAGATGGCCATGACCTTCTTTGCCGCGGCGGAAACCCCGGAAGAACACGTGGCCCTGGCCTGGGTTCTCGAGGAGGGAACCAGGCGGTTCTATGCCGAGGTGGCCGGCAGGGTGCAGGATGTCGAGGCGGCCAACCTCTTCCGTGAACTGGCCCGGGCCGAAGAGAAGCACAAGGCCTCGCTGGTTGCCGTTTATGAAGGGCTCGCCGGTCGCCCCGCCGCCGCCGATTTCCCCCGGGGGATTCTCGCCGGGGAGGCCGGAGCGGGGTGTATGGAAGGGGGGTTCCGGATCGAGGAGGTCCTCTCCTGGACCCGGGGGAAGCAGGTCTGCGACCTTCTCGAGCTCGCCGTCGCCATCGAGGCCGTTGCCTACGACCATTATCTCATCCTGCGCCGGGAGCTCGCCGATGAGAACGCCCGGCGGGTCTTCGAGCTCCTCTCCGACGAAGAACGGCGGCACCTTGTCAAGCTCACGGCCCTGATGGCTCATTTCGTCTGA
- a CDS encoding M23 family metallopeptidase produces MDFNPPRNANLPPRVPRWRLPLLVLAVALVAAFFFLDSRTTLPESEARSAPAEIKAPPPEIQPEIQREVVDGEIRPGDSITTLLGDHLSPQEIHTLAGKSGDIFPLSKICVGQPFKLCLTDGTFERFEYDINRDDQLVIRRDGEEIDIARVPIVYTVETAIIRGTISSSLFEAVAEVGENAELALALADIFAWDIDFIRDIRQGDAFQSLVEKRYRDGIPAGYGKVLAAEFINQGTSYQAFLFQDGDHPPSYYDAEGKSLRKAFLRAPLPFSRISSGFTMRRFHPISKTWRAHPAIDYAAPTGTPIKAVGDGTIVKKGYTKNNGNFIKIRHNATYETLYLHMSKFARGIAQGKRVLQGQVIGYVGSTGLATGPHLCFRMYKNGAPVNPNRVKTASAAPVSKEQLAAFSAAIAPLIEKLAGRTELMARTDLAESPPPPQKQ; encoded by the coding sequence ATGGATTTCAACCCTCCCCGCAACGCCAACCTCCCGCCTCGCGTCCCCCGCTGGCGGCTCCCCCTGCTGGTGCTGGCAGTCGCCCTCGTGGCCGCCTTTTTCTTTCTCGATTCCCGCACCACCCTTCCCGAAAGTGAGGCCCGAAGCGCCCCCGCTGAAATCAAGGCTCCGCCGCCGGAAATCCAGCCGGAAATTCAGAGGGAAGTCGTCGACGGGGAGATCCGCCCGGGAGACTCCATCACCACCCTTCTCGGCGACCACCTCTCTCCCCAGGAGATCCACACCCTGGCCGGGAAGAGCGGCGACATCTTCCCCCTCTCCAAGATCTGCGTCGGCCAGCCCTTCAAGCTGTGCCTGACCGACGGTACCTTTGAACGCTTCGAATACGACATCAACCGCGACGACCAGCTGGTGATCCGCAGGGACGGCGAGGAGATCGACATTGCCCGCGTCCCCATCGTCTATACGGTGGAGACCGCCATCATCCGCGGGACCATTAGCTCCAGCCTTTTCGAGGCCGTGGCCGAAGTCGGCGAAAATGCCGAACTGGCCCTGGCCCTGGCCGACATCTTCGCCTGGGACATCGACTTCATCCGCGACATCCGCCAGGGAGACGCCTTCCAGTCCCTGGTCGAAAAGCGCTATCGCGACGGCATTCCCGCAGGATACGGCAAGGTTCTGGCGGCGGAGTTCATCAATCAGGGGACAAGCTACCAGGCCTTTCTCTTCCAGGATGGCGACCACCCCCCCTCCTACTACGATGCCGAGGGGAAGAGTCTGCGCAAAGCCTTTCTCCGCGCCCCCCTCCCCTTCAGCCGCATCTCCTCCGGATTCACCATGCGCCGTTTTCACCCCATCAGCAAAACGTGGAGAGCCCATCCGGCCATCGACTATGCGGCCCCGACCGGAACGCCCATCAAGGCCGTCGGCGACGGCACCATTGTCAAGAAGGGGTACACAAAGAACAACGGCAATTTCATCAAAATCCGCCATAATGCCACCTACGAGACCCTCTATCTGCACATGAGCAAATTCGCCAGGGGGATCGCCCAGGGGAAAAGGGTCCTGCAGGGGCAGGTCATCGGCTACGTCGGCAGCACCGGCCTGGCCACCGGCCCCCACCTGTGCTTCCGCATGTACAAAAACGGCGCACCGGTCAACCCCAACCGTGTCAAGACGGCCTCGGCGGCGCCCGTCTCCAAGGAACAACTCGCCGCCTTCAGCGCCGCCATCGCCCCCCTCATCGAAAAGCTTGCCGGCAGAACGGAACTTATGGCCCGCACCGACCTCGCCGAATCGCCCCCGCCGCCGCAAAAACAGTGA
- a CDS encoding M20/M25/M40 family metallo-hydrolase, with amino-acid sequence MINTQRLSDEFARLAAIASPSRREGAISAYLQERFRRLGGEVEMDDAGSRAGSQSGNLVVRFPACGKAAEPLMLSVHMDTVEPADGVAPVLKDGVFTSAGETVLGADDKAGIAEIIEALEVVAEQKIPRGPIEVVLTICEEVGLLGAKLLDPSLLRSRRGLALDTSGVDLAICRAPSANKLRFEISGRESHAGIAPEKGISAIVVAARAMAAMRLGRIDEQTTANIGTIHGGQATNIVPKKVVVEGEARSHDPERLVRQTAHMIACFEEAAEALALVVDGELVRPEVLCEVVSEYPVMNVPESASILVLLREASEGLGRTLEVKGAGGGSDANIFNGHGIETVILGTGMSHVHSVQESVRVDDMVRVAELLVEVIRRA; translated from the coding sequence ATGATCAACACGCAGCGCCTGTCGGACGAATTCGCCCGGTTGGCTGCCATTGCCAGTCCTTCCCGCCGGGAAGGGGCGATCTCCGCCTATCTCCAGGAACGGTTCCGCCGCCTCGGGGGGGAAGTGGAGATGGACGACGCCGGTTCCCGGGCCGGAAGCCAGAGCGGCAATCTGGTGGTCCGCTTCCCGGCCTGCGGCAAAGCGGCCGAACCCCTCATGCTTTCGGTGCACATGGACACCGTGGAACCGGCCGACGGCGTGGCGCCGGTTCTTAAGGACGGAGTCTTCACCAGCGCCGGGGAGACCGTCCTCGGCGCCGATGACAAGGCGGGGATTGCCGAAATCATCGAGGCCCTCGAGGTCGTGGCCGAGCAGAAGATCCCCCGCGGGCCGATCGAGGTGGTGCTCACCATCTGCGAGGAAGTCGGGCTGCTGGGCGCCAAACTCCTCGACCCCTCTCTTCTTCGCTCCCGCCGGGGTCTGGCCCTCGACACCTCGGGGGTCGATCTGGCGATTTGCCGCGCCCCCAGCGCCAACAAACTCCGTTTTGAAATCAGCGGCCGCGAATCCCACGCCGGGATCGCCCCGGAGAAGGGGATTTCGGCCATCGTCGTGGCCGCCCGGGCGATGGCGGCCATGCGCCTCGGCCGCATCGATGAGCAGACGACGGCCAATATCGGCACCATCCACGGCGGACAGGCCACCAACATTGTGCCGAAGAAAGTTGTCGTCGAGGGGGAGGCCCGCAGCCATGACCCCGAGCGCCTGGTCCGGCAGACCGCCCACATGATTGCCTGCTTCGAGGAGGCGGCCGAAGCCCTGGCCCTGGTCGTCGACGGCGAATTGGTTCGACCCGAGGTCCTCTGCGAAGTCGTCTCCGAATACCCGGTGATGAACGTTCCCGAGTCGGCCTCCATCCTGGTGCTGCTGCGCGAAGCTTCGGAGGGGCTCGGTCGCACCCTCGAGGTCAAGGGCGCCGGCGGCGGCAGCGATGCCAACATCTTCAACGGCCACGGCATCGAAACGGTCATCCTCGGCACCGGGATGAGCCATGTTCATTCGGTGCAGGAATCGGTCCGGGTGGACGACATGGTGCGGGTCGCCGAACTCCTGGTCGAGGTCATCCGACGGGCATGA
- a CDS encoding B12-binding domain-containing radical SAM protein, with product MKTILTTLHSKYIHPSLALPSLAAYCREGCGELLIREFTVHEPKESVLGVLLALEPDAVAFSVYLWNRRETLELVDALGAAAPGVRIVLGGPEVSFEGKELFARHPALSALVRGEGELPLHALLGAWLRGEEPAAVPRLAWRTAAGISEGPEGPLLTELDRIPSPFALGLVDTSRGFVYLETARGCPYDCAFCMSALDTSVRSFSMARIKDDLDLLMAAEVPRIKLVDRTFNYDARRAREIFRHILLHNRSSHFHFEIGAHLLDEATLELLRSVPAGTFQFEIGVQSTLPRTLQAIGRSSDLERLEKNIRSLQKEGNIHLHLDLIAGLPGEGYGDFLASIDRVLALQPHHLQIEPVKLLPGAPLRSQADRFKIRYDPNPPYTVMGTAELAFSELERLRGIGRLMDLTFNSGRFPTFLLALAETCGSMATGLQAMEGYWRRAELFRHPLSQRALFDGAWSFVSTAFSGEARQRLADGLGYDFARCERVAPEKIPEFLDTDLTAAERERARDRVRGAMEENRREGGRLQHFVAVFRHLPREEGRTLILFTYRTRGGSGMEVTAEPL from the coding sequence ATGAAAACGATCCTGACTACGTTGCACAGCAAGTACATTCACCCGAGCCTGGCTCTCCCCTCCCTTGCTGCCTACTGCAGGGAAGGCTGCGGGGAACTGCTGATCCGCGAGTTCACCGTCCACGAACCGAAGGAGTCGGTCCTGGGGGTCCTGCTGGCCCTGGAGCCGGACGCGGTCGCTTTTTCCGTCTATCTGTGGAACCGGCGGGAGACTCTCGAGCTCGTCGATGCCCTGGGGGCGGCGGCTCCCGGGGTGCGCATCGTTCTCGGCGGTCCGGAGGTCTCCTTCGAAGGCAAAGAGCTTTTCGCCCGCCATCCCGCACTCAGCGCCCTGGTCCGCGGCGAAGGGGAGCTCCCCCTGCACGCCCTCCTCGGCGCCTGGCTCCGGGGGGAGGAACCGGCGGCGGTGCCGCGCCTGGCCTGGCGGACAGCGGCGGGGATAAGCGAAGGACCAGAGGGCCCGCTCCTGACCGAACTGGATCGCATCCCCTCCCCCTTCGCCCTCGGGCTTGTCGACACCTCCCGCGGCTTCGTCTATCTCGAGACCGCCCGCGGCTGCCCCTACGACTGCGCCTTTTGCATGAGCGCCCTCGACACCTCGGTGCGCTCCTTTTCCATGGCGCGAATCAAGGACGATCTCGATCTCCTCATGGCCGCCGAAGTGCCGCGGATCAAGCTGGTCGACCGCACCTTCAACTACGATGCCCGCCGCGCCCGGGAGATTTTCCGCCACATTCTGCTGCACAACCGCAGCAGCCATTTTCATTTCGAAATCGGCGCCCACCTCCTCGACGAAGCGACCCTGGAGTTGCTGCGCAGCGTCCCGGCGGGAACGTTTCAGTTCGAAATCGGCGTTCAGTCGACCCTGCCGCGCACCCTGCAGGCCATCGGCCGCTCCTCCGATCTTGAGCGCCTCGAAAAAAATATCCGTTCCCTGCAGAAGGAGGGGAACATCCACCTCCATCTCGACCTCATCGCCGGACTTCCCGGGGAAGGGTACGGGGATTTTCTCGCCTCCATCGACCGGGTCCTCGCCCTGCAACCCCACCACCTGCAGATCGAGCCGGTCAAGCTCCTCCCCGGCGCCCCTCTCCGCAGCCAGGCCGACCGCTTCAAGATCCGCTACGATCCCAACCCGCCCTATACGGTAATGGGAACGGCCGAGCTCGCTTTCAGCGAGCTCGAGCGCCTGCGGGGGATCGGCCGCCTCATGGATCTGACCTTCAACAGCGGCCGCTTCCCGACTTTTTTGTTGGCCCTCGCCGAAACCTGCGGCTCGATGGCAACCGGCCTCCAGGCGATGGAGGGATACTGGCGGCGCGCGGAACTCTTCCGCCACCCCCTCTCCCAGCGCGCCCTCTTCGACGGCGCCTGGTCCTTTGTCAGCACGGCCTTTTCCGGGGAAGCCCGCCAGCGATTGGCCGATGGACTCGGTTACGACTTCGCCCGCTGCGAGCGGGTGGCTCCGGAGAAAATTCCGGAGTTTCTCGACACCGATCTGACGGCCGCAGAACGGGAACGGGCGCGCGATCGGGTACGGGGTGCGATGGAAGAAAACCGAAGGGAGGGGGGACGGCTGCAGCATTTCGTGGCGGTCTTCCGGCACCTCCCCCGGGAGGAAGGGCGTACCCTTATCCTCTTCACCTACCGGACCCGCGGCGGCAGCGGGATGGAGGTGACGGCAGAACCCCTCTAG
- a CDS encoding tetratricopeptide repeat protein, with amino-acid sequence MSDSHSPSEKSPTGGRHATVIELSKLGHRLFKQHRLPEAGQAFQEALELEPSNPYILTGLGDVFRAQKDFPAARGCYHEVLKRTPDNLFALRGLGDTCREQHLYAEAIESWQRYLALRPRDIFVLTRLADCCKVLGRLDEAIAYYHEGMAIDGSDRYILLGLADLYHKDHQVDQAIAYYEKVLESGGELINILTMVGNLCFSGGEIEKSKGYYERALALEAFNPYALYGLGNYYRWKRDYRRAIELWEKCLATNPGTSSILSRLGDAYRNIGNLDAAEPLFHKVLANGYDKYGTVGLAKIRLLQGALQEAWQLYLTFLQHEGEDRGVLAEFGKTLAFSGHTTQAILFYQLALDQSDRLPPEVMRILREQLAYFSEGT; translated from the coding sequence TTGTCAGACTCACATTCCCCCTCCGAGAAGAGCCCCACGGGCGGTCGCCATGCAACCGTCATCGAACTCTCCAAACTGGGACACAGGCTATTCAAGCAGCACCGCCTTCCCGAGGCCGGACAGGCTTTCCAGGAGGCCCTGGAACTCGAACCGTCCAACCCCTACATCCTCACCGGCCTCGGCGATGTTTTCAGGGCCCAGAAAGATTTTCCGGCGGCCAGGGGGTGCTATCACGAGGTCCTGAAGCGGACCCCCGACAACCTCTTCGCCCTGCGGGGGCTCGGAGACACCTGCCGCGAACAGCACCTCTACGCCGAGGCCATCGAATCCTGGCAGAGATACCTCGCCCTGCGCCCCAGGGACATTTTCGTCCTCACCCGCCTCGCCGACTGCTGCAAAGTGCTGGGGCGACTCGACGAGGCCATCGCCTATTACCATGAGGGGATGGCCATCGACGGCTCCGACCGCTACATCCTCCTCGGACTGGCCGACCTGTACCACAAAGACCATCAGGTGGACCAGGCCATCGCCTACTACGAGAAGGTTCTCGAAAGCGGCGGCGAATTGATCAACATTCTGACCATGGTCGGCAATCTCTGTTTTTCCGGAGGGGAGATTGAGAAATCGAAGGGATACTACGAAAGGGCTCTGGCCCTGGAGGCGTTCAACCCCTATGCCCTCTACGGGCTGGGGAACTACTATCGGTGGAAGCGGGACTATCGCCGGGCCATCGAACTGTGGGAGAAATGCCTGGCGACCAATCCGGGGACGTCGAGCATCCTGTCGCGTCTGGGGGACGCCTATCGCAACATCGGCAATCTCGATGCCGCCGAGCCCCTCTTCCACAAGGTTCTGGCCAATGGGTACGATAAATACGGAACGGTGGGGCTGGCCAAAATCCGGCTCCTCCAGGGGGCCCTCCAGGAGGCCTGGCAGCTCTACCTGACCTTTCTACAGCACGAAGGGGAAGACCGCGGCGTCCTAGCCGAATTCGGCAAGACCCTGGCCTTTTCCGGACACACCACCCAGGCCATTCTCTTCTATCAGCTGGCCCTGGATCAGAGTGATCGGCTCCCCCCGGAGGTGATGCGCATCCTCCGCGAGCAACTGGCCTATTTCAGCGAAGGGACCTGA
- a CDS encoding radical SAM protein: protein MARKKTILAVVADAGGEVFEHPELLMAGMNGMTSRAPREEELIPLPEGGRLFTIPGTPPIGINRRTGALETAAHLPRSWGGGKIQAVSVFMPPAYTRTLLPAADYPSKGVQLPLWAYTAVGWCVEEERFYVAAARVDRNNQWDPDHFDDRLLDPLVRKALIKYPDNRLYEQLSRCAVDYHCFAAKNLFFGRWEAPLPTSPVCNSRCLGCISLQEAPECCPSSQERLTFVPSVAELCEVAIPHLQGAENAIVSFGQGCEGDPILQADTICAAVREMRRATPRGTINFNSNASIPDAVDRLAEAGIDSIRISLNSAQESFYNAYYRPRGYRFADVMESVRRAKKAGLFTMLNYLVFPGITDREEEVASLLALVREAEVDLVQLRNLSIDPVMYWQAMGVSGEGIGMRTMMDRVKNEVPRLQYGYFNRTRENFYPEGFATDWPLPPA, encoded by the coding sequence ATGGCCCGAAAAAAAACCATTCTCGCCGTGGTCGCCGATGCCGGCGGCGAAGTCTTTGAGCATCCCGAACTTCTCATGGCCGGGATGAACGGCATGACCTCCCGGGCGCCGCGGGAGGAGGAACTCATTCCCCTGCCGGAGGGAGGGAGGCTCTTCACGATCCCCGGGACGCCCCCTATCGGGATCAACCGGCGGACCGGAGCCCTCGAAACCGCCGCGCATCTCCCCCGCAGCTGGGGGGGGGGGAAGATTCAGGCCGTGTCGGTTTTCATGCCGCCGGCCTACACCCGCACCCTCCTGCCGGCCGCCGACTATCCGTCCAAGGGGGTGCAGCTCCCCCTCTGGGCCTACACCGCTGTCGGCTGGTGCGTCGAGGAAGAACGTTTTTACGTGGCCGCGGCGCGGGTCGACCGCAACAACCAGTGGGACCCGGATCATTTCGATGACCGTCTCCTCGATCCCCTGGTGCGCAAGGCCCTCATCAAATACCCCGACAACCGCCTCTACGAGCAACTTTCCCGCTGCGCCGTCGACTATCACTGCTTTGCCGCCAAGAACCTCTTCTTCGGGCGCTGGGAAGCGCCGCTGCCGACCTCGCCCGTCTGCAATTCCCGCTGCCTGGGGTGCATCTCTCTCCAGGAGGCCCCCGAGTGCTGTCCCTCCAGCCAGGAAAGGCTGACCTTCGTTCCGAGCGTTGCGGAACTCTGCGAGGTCGCCATCCCCCACCTGCAAGGGGCCGAAAATGCCATCGTCTCCTTCGGGCAGGGGTGCGAGGGGGACCCGATCCTTCAGGCCGACACCATCTGTGCCGCCGTCAGGGAGATGCGCCGCGCCACCCCCCGCGGGACGATCAACTTCAATTCCAATGCCTCGATTCCCGATGCCGTCGACCGCCTCGCCGAGGCCGGAATCGACTCGATCCGCATCTCCCTCAACTCGGCGCAGGAGTCTTTTTACAACGCCTACTACCGTCCCCGGGGCTACCGATTTGCCGATGTGATGGAGTCGGTGCGGAGAGCCAAGAAGGCCGGGCTCTTCACCATGCTCAACTACCTGGTCTTTCCCGGCATCACCGACCGGGAGGAAGAGGTGGCAAGTCTCCTTGCCCTGGTTCGGGAGGCGGAGGTCGATCTGGTGCAGTTGCGTAACCTCAGCATCGACCCGGTGATGTACTGGCAGGCCATGGGGGTCAGCGGCGAGGGGATCGGCATGCGGACGATGATGGACCGGGTGAAAAACGAAGTGCCCCGCCTGCAGTACGGCTACTTCAACCGCACCCGCGAGAATTTTTATCCGGAGGGGTTTGCCACCGACTGGCCCCTGCCGCCGGCATAG
- a CDS encoding ACP phosphodiesterase: MNYLVHLFLSDPSPGSLLGNLMGDFVKGRLDDRFPSAIRRGLEQHRRIDAFAQTNVHFRRSRNRIDPSFGHYRGILVDIFYDHFLAKNWTQHHPLPLEDFARESYRLLEDHFALLPEGLQRIVPQMIARNWLVSYGQVGTIDRVLRQISGRLKHPNPLAAGGSELREHYAPLETDCRRFLEEAQGFMAESLQTK, encoded by the coding sequence TTGAACTACCTCGTCCACCTTTTCCTCTCCGACCCCTCTCCCGGCTCCCTCCTCGGCAACCTGATGGGGGATTTCGTCAAGGGGCGTCTCGACGACCGCTTCCCCTCGGCGATCCGTCGAGGACTGGAACAGCACCGCCGGATCGACGCCTTTGCTCAGACCAACGTCCATTTCCGCCGCAGCAGAAACCGAATCGACCCCTCCTTTGGCCATTATCGGGGGATCCTGGTGGACATTTTCTACGATCATTTTCTCGCCAAAAACTGGACGCAGCACCATCCCCTCCCCCTCGAGGACTTCGCCCGGGAAAGCTACCGGCTGCTGGAAGACCATTTCGCTCTCCTCCCCGAGGGACTTCAGCGGATCGTCCCGCAGATGATTGCCCGCAACTGGCTCGTTTCCTATGGGCAGGTCGGAACGATCGACCGGGTCCTGCGGCAGATCTCCGGCCGGCTCAAGCATCCCAATCCCCTCGCCGCCGGAGGGAGCGAGCTCAGGGAGCATTATGCGCCCCTCGAAACGGACTGTCGCCGGTTTCTCGAGGAGGCCCAAGGCTTTATGGCCGAGTCCCTTCAGACGAAATGA
- a CDS encoding aminotransferase, with protein MKFPVSPLVAAVPFPPISRVKGWVAGRLFPPERPLIDLCQAVPDYSPPSELTGYLASLLDDPRTSRYTPDEGLPEVREAICGRYLRLYGGLLRPEQICLTIGASQAFWLAMVTLCRAGDEVIVPLPYYFDHAMGLEALGVRMVHPPFDPCSGGLPDPEAIAALMTERTRAILLVTPSNPTGAITPPATLARLLALARDRGVALVLDETYHAFLPGGVRPHRLFCDPGWEDHLVHIASFGKTYALTGYRAGMLAASEAFIHQALKVQDSMAVCQPRITQEAVRYGVTHLDDWVAGNGERMQRRHDLFCAEFVREKNPFSLVASGAFFAWVRHPGPGGGWEMARRLAEEAHLLVLPGEAFGPGLSPYLRLAFGNIDEKAIPEGVGRFRDFSP; from the coding sequence ATGAAGTTTCCCGTCTCCCCCCTTGTCGCCGCCGTCCCTTTTCCGCCGATCTCCCGGGTCAAGGGGTGGGTCGCCGGGCGCCTTTTCCCGCCGGAGCGCCCCCTGATCGACCTCTGTCAGGCGGTCCCCGACTACTCTCCTCCTTCGGAGCTCACCGGATATCTCGCCTCCTTGCTCGACGATCCCCGGACCTCCAGATACACCCCCGACGAGGGGCTGCCGGAAGTCCGGGAGGCGATTTGCGGCCGCTACCTGAGGCTTTACGGCGGCCTCCTGCGCCCGGAACAGATCTGTCTCACCATCGGCGCCAGCCAGGCCTTCTGGCTGGCCATGGTCACCCTCTGCCGGGCCGGCGATGAGGTCATCGTCCCGCTCCCCTATTATTTCGATCACGCCATGGGGCTGGAGGCCCTGGGGGTCCGCATGGTCCACCCCCCCTTCGACCCGTGCTCCGGAGGCCTTCCCGACCCGGAGGCGATCGCAGCGCTGATGACGGAAAGGACCCGGGCCATCCTGCTGGTCACCCCGAGCAATCCGACCGGCGCGATCACTCCTCCGGCGACCCTGGCGCGCCTCCTGGCCCTGGCCCGGGACCGGGGGGTGGCCCTGGTTCTCGATGAGACCTATCATGCCTTCCTCCCCGGCGGCGTCCGGCCGCACCGACTCTTCTGCGACCCCGGCTGGGAGGATCATCTGGTCCATATCGCCTCCTTCGGCAAGACCTACGCCCTGACCGGATACCGGGCCGGGATGCTCGCTGCGTCCGAGGCCTTCATTCACCAGGCCCTCAAGGTCCAGGACAGCATGGCCGTCTGTCAGCCGCGGATCACCCAGGAGGCGGTGCGCTATGGGGTCACCCATCTCGACGACTGGGTTGCCGGCAATGGCGAGCGGATGCAGCGCCGGCACGATCTCTTCTGTGCCGAGTTCGTCCGCGAGAAGAACCCCTTCTCCCTGGTGGCCAGCGGCGCCTTTTTCGCCTGGGTGCGCCACCCAGGCCCGGGAGGAGGATGGGAGATGGCGCGGCGTCTCGCCGAGGAGGCCCATCTTCTCGTCCTTCCCGGCGAAG